The following coding sequences are from one Rathayibacter sp. VKM Ac-2760 window:
- a CDS encoding DMT family transporter — MLRTRFLSAVRFSRPEWALIGITALWGGTFLAVHVAMQHSGPLFFVGLRFLAAGIISAVVFRRSLRRMRRIDLGAGAAIGTMIVLGYGLQTYGLQTVQSSTSAFLTALYVPLVPLLQWVVLRRRPGVLTLVGVGLAFVGLLLIAGPQTGVGLGAGELATLISTVPIAVEIILISAFAGRVDLGRVTVVQLLVAGGLSFAAMPFAGEAIPEFSWVWLVAALALGASSCLIQLTMNWAQRSVSPTRATIIYSGEPVWGGVIGRLAGDRLPALALVGAALIVAGTLVSELKPRRAGARVPEAARDAAAPSSERVDRTSGS, encoded by the coding sequence ATGCTGCGCACTCGCTTTCTCTCCGCCGTCCGGTTCTCGCGACCCGAGTGGGCGCTGATCGGGATCACGGCGCTCTGGGGCGGCACGTTCCTCGCGGTGCACGTCGCGATGCAGCACAGCGGACCGCTCTTCTTCGTCGGCCTCCGCTTCCTCGCCGCGGGGATCATCAGCGCGGTGGTCTTCCGCCGGTCCCTGCGCAGGATGCGGCGGATCGACCTCGGCGCGGGGGCGGCCATCGGCACGATGATCGTCCTCGGCTACGGGCTGCAGACGTACGGACTGCAGACCGTCCAGAGCAGCACCTCCGCGTTCCTCACCGCGCTGTACGTGCCGCTCGTGCCGCTGCTGCAGTGGGTCGTCCTGCGGCGGCGACCCGGGGTCCTCACGCTGGTCGGCGTCGGGCTGGCGTTCGTCGGACTCCTGCTCATCGCTGGCCCGCAGACCGGAGTCGGCCTGGGTGCGGGCGAGCTGGCGACGCTGATCAGCACCGTCCCGATCGCCGTCGAGATCATCCTGATCAGCGCGTTCGCCGGCCGCGTCGACCTCGGGCGCGTGACGGTCGTGCAGCTCCTGGTCGCGGGGGGCCTCTCCTTCGCCGCCATGCCGTTCGCGGGCGAGGCGATCCCGGAGTTCTCCTGGGTCTGGCTCGTCGCCGCCCTCGCTCTCGGCGCCAGCAGCTGCCTGATCCAGCTGACGATGAACTGGGCGCAGCGCTCCGTCTCGCCGACCCGCGCGACGATCATCTACTCGGGCGAGCCGGTCTGGGGAGGCGTCATCGGGCGCCTCGCCGGCGACCGGCTGCCGGCGCTGGCGCTCGTCGGCGCGGCGCTGATCGTCGCGGGAACGCTCGTGAGCGAGCTGAAGCCGCGGCGGGCGGGCGCGCGCGTTCCGGAGGCTGCTCGCGATGCAGCTGCTCCGAGCTCGGAGCGGGTGGACCGGACCTCCGGCTCGTGA
- a CDS encoding helix-turn-helix transcriptional regulator produces the protein MRTPEPAAVLAHVGSNLRRARQEAGLSQAALAELSGISRRTIVNVEAGEANISLTGVDRLAQALGSSFTALVSAPGAVRTAIDEVAWRGDAAESVAVLLSSVPAHVETQLWTWSLGPADRYQAQPDPEGWHEILLVTAGALVLERDGEGDLALAAGQHVAFSTARSYAYVNANSDEAVVFTRVVVN, from the coding sequence ATGCGCACGCCGGAGCCCGCCGCCGTCCTCGCCCACGTCGGCAGCAATCTCCGCCGCGCCCGGCAGGAAGCGGGGCTGAGTCAGGCGGCGCTCGCCGAGCTCTCCGGCATCAGCCGGCGCACCATCGTGAACGTCGAGGCGGGGGAGGCGAACATCAGCCTCACCGGCGTCGACCGCCTCGCCCAGGCGCTCGGCTCCAGCTTCACCGCCCTCGTCTCGGCGCCCGGCGCCGTCCGCACCGCCATCGACGAGGTCGCCTGGCGCGGCGACGCCGCGGAGAGCGTCGCGGTCCTGCTCTCCTCCGTGCCGGCCCACGTGGAGACGCAGCTCTGGACCTGGAGCCTCGGCCCCGCCGACCGCTACCAGGCCCAGCCCGACCCCGAGGGCTGGCACGAGATCCTCCTCGTCACCGCGGGTGCGCTCGTCCTCGAGCGCGACGGCGAGGGCGACCTCGCGCTCGCCGCAGGGCAGCACGTCGCCTTCTCGACCGCCCGCTCCTACGCGTACGTGAACGCGAACTCCGACGAGGCCGTCGTCTTCACCCGCGTCGTCGTGAACTGA
- a CDS encoding MarR family transcriptional regulator: MPGLDDSPLSGDDLATWSALATILEWLPAALDAQLLRDSGISHFEYGILYALAAAPERTLRMSALAGYANSSLSRLSRAVSRLEARGWIERRPDPGDGRTTLATLTESGASQRAQAAPGHESLVRAVVLAPLTSQQRRELHEISTSIARAVSPTGAWATPPEGAGPR; encoded by the coding sequence GTGCCCGGCCTCGACGACAGCCCGCTGAGCGGCGACGACCTCGCCACCTGGAGCGCCCTCGCGACGATCCTCGAGTGGCTGCCCGCGGCCCTGGACGCGCAGCTGCTGCGCGACTCCGGGATCAGCCACTTCGAGTACGGCATCCTCTATGCGCTCGCCGCCGCGCCCGAGCGCACGCTGCGGATGAGCGCGCTGGCGGGCTACGCGAACAGCTCCCTGTCGCGCCTGTCCCGCGCGGTGTCACGGCTCGAGGCCCGCGGCTGGATCGAGCGCCGGCCCGATCCGGGCGACGGCCGGACCACGCTCGCGACCCTGACCGAGTCCGGGGCCTCCCAGCGGGCGCAGGCGGCGCCCGGCCACGAGTCCCTGGTCCGGGCCGTCGTCCTCGCTCCCCTGACCTCGCAGCAGCGCCGGGAGCTGCACGAGATCTCGACGAGCATCGCCCGGGCCGTCAGTCCGACCGGCGCCTGGGCGACTCCGCCGGAGGGCGCCGGGCCGCGCTGA
- a CDS encoding SDR family oxidoreductase, with amino-acid sequence MDLELAGKRAFVSGSTQGIGRAIALSLLREGVEVVVNGRSEAGVAAAVEGLSAQVPGGAVSGIAADFADEASVDRLLARLGRVDVLVNNVGLFEVAPFAAITDEQWQRFFTVNVMSGVRLSRHVLDPMLESGWGRIVFVSSESGVNVPGEMTHYGVTKAGMLALGNGLAKLTRGTGVTVNSVLGGPTWSDGVAHSVQRIADDQGVPEADLRAAIIGGNATSLVERFLEPDEIASLVTYLASPRASATNGAALRADGGVLTGLL; translated from the coding sequence ATGGATCTGGAGCTGGCGGGGAAGCGCGCCTTCGTGAGCGGATCGACGCAGGGCATCGGCCGGGCGATCGCCCTCTCGCTGCTGCGGGAGGGCGTCGAGGTCGTCGTCAACGGGCGGAGCGAGGCCGGGGTCGCCGCGGCCGTCGAGGGCCTGAGCGCACAGGTCCCCGGAGGCGCCGTCTCCGGGATCGCCGCGGACTTCGCCGATGAGGCGTCGGTCGACCGGCTGCTGGCGCGCCTGGGCCGGGTGGACGTCCTGGTCAACAACGTCGGGCTGTTCGAGGTGGCGCCCTTCGCCGCGATCACGGACGAGCAGTGGCAGCGCTTCTTCACCGTGAACGTGATGAGCGGCGTCCGCCTCTCCCGCCACGTCCTCGACCCCATGCTCGAGTCCGGCTGGGGGCGCATCGTCTTCGTGAGCAGCGAGTCCGGCGTGAACGTGCCCGGCGAGATGACCCACTACGGCGTGACCAAGGCGGGGATGCTCGCGCTCGGCAACGGCCTGGCCAAGCTCACTCGCGGCACCGGCGTCACCGTCAACTCGGTGCTGGGCGGCCCGACCTGGTCCGACGGCGTCGCGCACAGCGTCCAGCGGATCGCCGACGACCAGGGGGTGCCGGAGGCCGACCTCCGCGCCGCGATCATCGGCGGCAACGCCACCTCTCTCGTCGAGCGGTTCCTCGAGCCGGACGAGATCGCCTCCCTCGTCACCTACCTCGCCAGCCCGCGCGCCTCCGCGACGAACGGAGCGGCGCTGCGGGCCGACGGCGGGGTGCTCACCGGACTGCTGTAG
- a CDS encoding AarF/UbiB family protein, which translates to MAPVRPGLTDPGRRPRSDQRRYRRILRFASWHLAVTWFFDLLLPRIGLTAIALRTRPQRMRRFARSFHVLAVDLGGLMIKVGQFMSSRLDVLPPEITRELEGLQDEVPPVPFPRIRALAESQLGMTLERAYADVDETPVAAASLGQAHRARLSPLDAADSGHENAIVKVQRPGIDEIVEVDLAALRRIGGWLTHVRLVSDRVDAPALVEEFAATSLEEIDYLREAANSVRFAADFADDPRVSVPDVIWERSTRKVLTLQDVTAIKITDADALAAAGIDPRQVAPVFASVMFDQLFTTGWFHADPHPGNVFVTPTPGAELPWKLTFIDFGMMGEVPPSTRAGLRAMLIAAASRDGKGLVDAARNVGVLLPSADSRELERAMTQLFARFGGMGFAELREVDPREFRDFAIQFGDVVRSLPFQLPENFLLIIRAMSLTSGVCSALDPAFNLWDSVEPYAQQLIREERGNVAQDVGRQALDTLGLLVRLPRRLDELATTLEDGTLAVTVPTVERRLNRLEGTVRRVVSAVLFAGLLIAGAVVRADDTVLGTVLMAVSALPLLHALFSRSRP; encoded by the coding sequence GTGGCGCCGGTCCGCCCGGGTCTGACCGACCCGGGCCGCCGACCCCGCAGCGACCAGCGGCGCTACCGCCGCATCCTGCGCTTCGCTTCCTGGCACCTCGCCGTCACCTGGTTCTTCGATCTGCTGCTGCCCCGCATCGGGCTCACGGCGATCGCCCTCCGCACCCGCCCGCAGCGGATGCGGCGCTTCGCGCGCAGCTTCCACGTGCTGGCCGTCGATCTCGGCGGCCTGATGATCAAGGTCGGCCAGTTCATGTCGTCGCGCCTCGACGTCCTGCCGCCCGAGATCACCCGTGAGCTGGAGGGCCTGCAGGACGAGGTGCCGCCGGTCCCCTTCCCGCGGATCAGGGCCCTCGCCGAGTCCCAGCTGGGCATGACGCTCGAGCGCGCGTATGCGGACGTGGACGAGACTCCGGTCGCGGCCGCCTCGCTCGGGCAGGCGCATCGCGCCCGGCTCTCCCCGCTCGACGCCGCCGACTCGGGGCACGAGAACGCGATCGTGAAGGTCCAGCGCCCCGGGATCGACGAGATCGTCGAGGTCGACCTCGCGGCGCTCCGGCGCATCGGCGGCTGGCTGACGCACGTGCGTCTCGTCTCCGATCGCGTCGACGCCCCCGCGCTGGTCGAGGAGTTCGCGGCCACGAGCCTCGAGGAGATCGACTACCTGCGCGAGGCGGCCAACTCGGTCCGCTTCGCCGCCGACTTCGCCGACGACCCGCGCGTCTCGGTCCCCGACGTGATCTGGGAGCGCTCGACCCGCAAGGTGCTGACGCTGCAGGACGTCACGGCCATCAAGATCACGGACGCCGACGCGCTCGCCGCCGCCGGGATCGATCCGCGCCAGGTCGCGCCCGTCTTCGCCTCGGTCATGTTCGACCAGCTCTTCACCACCGGCTGGTTCCACGCCGACCCGCACCCGGGCAACGTCTTCGTCACCCCGACGCCCGGGGCCGAGCTGCCGTGGAAGCTCACCTTCATCGACTTCGGGATGATGGGCGAGGTGCCGCCGTCGACCCGGGCCGGGCTGCGCGCGATGCTGATCGCCGCCGCCTCGCGCGACGGCAAGGGGCTCGTCGACGCGGCGCGCAACGTCGGCGTGCTGCTCCCCTCCGCCGACTCCCGCGAGCTCGAGCGCGCGATGACGCAGCTGTTCGCGCGCTTCGGCGGCATGGGCTTCGCGGAGCTGCGCGAGGTGGATCCGCGGGAGTTCCGCGACTTCGCGATCCAGTTCGGCGACGTGGTCCGCTCGCTGCCGTTCCAGCTGCCCGAGAACTTCCTGCTCATCATCCGGGCGATGTCGCTGACCTCCGGCGTCTGCAGCGCCCTCGATCCGGCGTTCAATCTCTGGGACTCGGTCGAGCCGTACGCGCAGCAGCTGATCCGGGAGGAGCGCGGCAACGTCGCGCAGGACGTCGGCCGCCAGGCGCTCGACACCCTCGGGCTCCTCGTGCGCCTGCCGCGGCGCCTGGACGAACTGGCGACGACTCTCGAGGACGGGACCCTCGCGGTCACCGTGCCGACGGTCGAGCGCCGGCTGAACCGGCTCGAGGGGACGGTGCGGCGGGTCGTGTCCGCGGTGCTGTTCGCCGGGCTGCTGATCGCGGGGGCGGTCGTCCGCGCCGACGACACCGTGCTCGGGACGGTGCTGATGGCCGTCTCGGCACTGCCGCTGCTGCACGCTCTGTTCTCGCGCTCGCGCCCGTGA
- a CDS encoding PadR family transcriptional regulator yields the protein MKNQSSTGAFGAGTPIDGIWQAMEQARAGFEKRVGTRVGRGDVRAAVLALLAEQPMHGYQIIHEIEERSGGSWKPSPGSVYPTLQLLADEGLIAADESNGRKTYSLTDSGRAQVAASGTDTPWSESDQVDFGALPKAGVALAQAAAQVGRSGTPAQIRQAVSELEDVRRRLYAILAQD from the coding sequence ATGAAGAACCAGTCCTCGACCGGCGCGTTCGGCGCCGGCACCCCCATCGACGGCATCTGGCAGGCGATGGAGCAGGCCCGCGCCGGCTTCGAGAAGCGCGTCGGCACCCGCGTCGGCCGCGGTGACGTCCGCGCCGCCGTGCTCGCACTCCTCGCCGAGCAGCCGATGCACGGCTACCAGATCATCCACGAGATCGAGGAGCGCAGCGGCGGCAGCTGGAAGCCCAGCCCCGGCTCCGTCTACCCGACCCTGCAGCTGCTCGCCGACGAGGGCCTCATCGCCGCCGACGAGTCCAACGGCCGCAAGACCTACAGCCTCACCGACTCCGGTCGCGCGCAGGTCGCCGCCTCCGGGACCGACACCCCGTGGTCCGAGTCCGACCAGGTCGACTTCGGCGCCCTGCCGAAGGCGGGCGTCGCGCTCGCGCAGGCGGCCGCGCAGGTCGGCCGCTCGGGCACCCCGGCTCAGATCCGGCAGGCCGTCTCCGAACTCGAGGACGTGCGCCGGCGCCTGTACGCGATCCTCGCGCAGGACTGA
- a CDS encoding alpha-hydroxy acid oxidase, with translation MVQRQFPKPVELLEYLSFKKPELDGRKRRLDAALTIEDLRTIAKRRTPKAAFDYTDGSAEGEISIARARQAFEDVEFHPQVLRDVADVDTTATVLGAPSAMPFGIAPTGFTRLMQTEGETAGAGAAAAAGIPFTLSTLGTTSIENVKKANPHGRNWFQLYVMRDREISYGLVERAAKAGYETLFFTVDTPVAGARLRDKRNGFSIPPQLTVGTVLDALPRPWWWFDFLTTQKLEFASLSATGGTVGDLLDLAMDPTISFEDLKVIREMWPGKLVIKGVQSVEDAHKFADFGVDGIVLSNHGGRQLDRAPIPFHLLPEVVREVGTDTEVMVDTGIMNGADIVSSIALGAKFTLIGRAYLYGLMAGGRQGVDRTIAILSDQITRTMKLLGAHSLEELTPAHVTQLERLQPRPRA, from the coding sequence ATGGTCCAGCGCCAGTTCCCGAAGCCCGTCGAGCTGCTCGAGTACCTCAGCTTCAAGAAGCCCGAGCTCGACGGCCGCAAGCGCCGCCTCGACGCCGCCCTCACCATCGAGGACCTCCGCACCATCGCGAAGCGCCGCACCCCCAAGGCCGCGTTCGACTACACCGACGGCTCCGCCGAGGGCGAGATCTCCATCGCCCGCGCCCGCCAGGCCTTCGAGGACGTCGAGTTCCACCCGCAGGTGCTCCGCGACGTCGCCGACGTCGACACCACCGCCACCGTCCTCGGCGCGCCATCAGCCATGCCGTTCGGGATCGCACCCACCGGCTTCACCCGCCTGATGCAGACCGAGGGTGAGACCGCGGGAGCCGGAGCGGCCGCCGCCGCGGGCATCCCCTTCACCCTCTCCACGCTCGGCACCACCTCGATCGAGAACGTGAAGAAGGCCAACCCGCACGGCCGCAACTGGTTCCAGCTCTACGTGATGCGCGACCGCGAGATCTCCTACGGCCTCGTCGAGCGCGCAGCCAAGGCCGGCTACGAGACCCTCTTCTTCACCGTCGACACCCCCGTCGCCGGCGCCCGCCTGCGCGACAAGCGCAACGGCTTCTCCATCCCGCCGCAGCTCACCGTCGGCACCGTCCTCGACGCACTCCCCCGCCCGTGGTGGTGGTTCGACTTCCTCACCACCCAGAAGCTCGAGTTCGCCTCGCTCAGCGCGACCGGAGGCACCGTCGGCGATCTGCTGGATCTGGCCATGGACCCCACCATCAGCTTCGAGGACCTCAAGGTCATCCGCGAGATGTGGCCCGGCAAGCTCGTCATCAAGGGCGTGCAGAGCGTCGAGGACGCCCACAAGTTCGCCGACTTCGGCGTTGACGGCATCGTCCTCTCCAACCACGGCGGCCGCCAGCTCGACCGCGCCCCCATCCCCTTCCACCTCCTCCCCGAGGTCGTCCGCGAGGTCGGCACCGACACCGAGGTGATGGTCGACACCGGCATCATGAACGGCGCCGACATCGTCTCCTCCATCGCCCTCGGAGCGAAGTTCACCCTGATCGGCCGTGCCTACCTCTACGGCCTGATGGCCGGCGGCCGCCAGGGCGTCGACCGCACCATCGCCATCCTCTCCGACCAGATCACCCGCACCATGAAGCTCCTCGGCGCCCACTCCCTCGAAGAGCTCACCCCGGCCCACGTCACCCAGCTCGAGCGCCTGCAGCCCCGCCCCCGCGCCTGA
- a CDS encoding rhamnulokinase family protein, protein MKAVAAVDLGATSGRVILGYVGHDELRMRHVARFPNQPVRIQEGGDSALHWNILELHRSLTAGLTSALRDEPEVVSIGIDSWAVDYAMLRQGRMLGAPYHYRDERTARGVADVHARIGADELYRRNGLQHLPFNTLFQLAAERDVLALADQALLVPDLIGYWLTGVAATESTNASTTGLLDPHTRAWDTELLARLDLPLGILAPLIEPGSRLGTLLPAVAADLGAPAGLGVVAVGSHDTASAVVAVPAVGEDFAYISSGTWSLVGVELEEPVVSLEGRAANFTNEGGVDGRVRFLKNVSGLWLLSESIRTWERSTGQEVDLAELLREAAAIRGPITTFDPADERFLTPGNMPGRIVEWCVERGLAQPRTRPEFVRSILESLAEAYASTLADAVRLSGKQVRTIHIVGGGSQNELLCQLTADRTGLRVEAGPSEATAIGNIMVQARAQGLVSGSLESLRALVRRAFPPVRYEPRSSSSPEKG, encoded by the coding sequence ATGAAGGCCGTCGCGGCGGTCGATCTCGGCGCCACCAGCGGGCGCGTCATCCTCGGCTACGTCGGTCATGACGAGCTGCGGATGCGGCACGTCGCGCGCTTCCCCAACCAGCCGGTGCGCATCCAGGAGGGCGGCGACTCCGCTCTGCACTGGAACATCCTCGAGCTGCACCGCTCGCTCACGGCCGGCCTGACCAGCGCCCTCCGCGACGAGCCCGAGGTCGTCTCCATCGGCATCGACTCCTGGGCCGTCGACTACGCCATGCTGCGGCAGGGCCGGATGCTCGGCGCCCCGTACCACTACCGCGACGAGCGGACGGCGCGCGGCGTCGCCGACGTGCACGCGCGCATCGGCGCCGACGAGCTCTACCGGCGGAACGGCCTGCAGCACCTGCCGTTCAACACGCTGTTCCAGCTCGCCGCCGAGCGCGACGTGCTCGCCCTCGCCGACCAGGCGCTGCTCGTGCCCGACCTGATCGGCTACTGGCTGACCGGCGTCGCCGCGACCGAGAGCACCAACGCCTCCACCACGGGTCTGCTCGACCCGCACACCCGCGCGTGGGACACCGAGCTCCTCGCGCGCCTCGATCTGCCCCTCGGGATCCTCGCACCCCTGATCGAGCCGGGGTCCCGGCTCGGCACGCTCCTCCCCGCCGTCGCCGCCGACCTCGGCGCCCCGGCAGGGCTCGGCGTCGTCGCCGTCGGCTCGCACGACACGGCCTCGGCCGTCGTCGCGGTGCCGGCCGTCGGCGAGGACTTCGCGTACATCTCGAGCGGCACCTGGTCGCTCGTCGGCGTCGAACTCGAGGAGCCGGTGGTCTCGCTGGAGGGTCGGGCCGCCAACTTCACCAACGAGGGCGGCGTCGACGGGCGTGTCCGATTCCTGAAGAACGTCTCCGGCCTCTGGCTGCTCTCCGAGTCCATCCGGACCTGGGAGCGCAGCACCGGCCAGGAGGTCGACCTGGCCGAGCTCCTGCGCGAGGCCGCCGCGATCCGCGGGCCGATCACCACCTTCGACCCCGCCGACGAGCGCTTCCTCACCCCCGGCAACATGCCCGGCCGGATCGTGGAGTGGTGCGTCGAGCGCGGTCTGGCGCAGCCGCGCACCCGGCCCGAGTTCGTCCGCTCGATCCTCGAGTCGCTCGCCGAGGCCTACGCGAGCACCCTCGCCGACGCCGTCCGGCTCAGCGGCAAGCAGGTCCGGACGATCCACATCGTCGGCGGCGGCTCGCAGAACGAGCTGCTCTGCCAGCTCACCGCCGACCGCACCGGTCTCCGGGTCGAGGCCGGCCCCAGCGAAGCCACGGCGATCGGCAACATCATGGTCCAGGCCCGCGCCCAGGGTCTCGTCTCCGGCTCGCTCGAATCGCTGCGCGCGCTCGTGCGCCGCGCGTTCCCGCCGGTCCGCTACGAACCCCGTTCCTCCTCCTCCCCCGAGAAAGGCTGA
- a CDS encoding bifunctional aldolase/short-chain dehydrogenase — protein MASTAAELIARSNRLGADPRNTNYAGGNTSAKGVETDPVTGEPVELLWVKGSGGDLGTLKESGLAVLRLDRLRALVNVYPGLDREDEMVAAFDFTLHGKGGAAPSIDTAMHGLVDAAHVDHLHPDSGIAFATAADGERLTAEAFGGTVAWVPWRRPGFQLGLDIAAIKEANPEVIGAILGGHGITAWGDTSEEAEANSLRIIETASAYIAEHGRPEPFGPALDGYAALPEEERRAKAAALAPHLRAVASHDRPQVGHFTDSAEVLDFLASTEHPRLAALGTSCPDHFLRTKVKPLLVDLPATATVEEIVERLPALHEAYRADYQAYYDAHATAESPAIRGADPLIVLVPGVGMFSYGANKQTARVAGEFYVNAINVMRGAEAISTYAPIDEAEKFRIEYWALEEAKLQRMPKPKPLASRIALVTGAASGIGKAIATRLAAEGACVVVADLDLAKAQAAAAELGSTDVAVGVAANVSDGAAVKAAIDATVLAFGGLDLVVNNAGLSLSKSLFDTTEADWDLQHDVMAKGSFLVSQAAARVLVDQKLGGDIVYISSKNSVFAGPNNIAYSATKADQAHQVRLLAAELGEHGIKVNGINPDGVVRGSGIFASGWGANRAKTYGIDEEDLGAFYAKRTILKREVVPENVANAVFALCTSDFSHTTGLHVPVDAGVAAAFLR, from the coding sequence ATGGCCTCGACCGCCGCAGAGCTGATCGCCCGCTCGAACCGCCTCGGGGCCGACCCGCGCAACACGAACTACGCGGGTGGCAACACCTCCGCGAAGGGCGTCGAGACCGACCCGGTCACCGGCGAGCCCGTCGAGCTGCTCTGGGTCAAGGGCTCGGGCGGCGACCTCGGCACACTGAAGGAGTCCGGCCTCGCCGTCCTCCGCCTGGACCGCCTCCGCGCGCTCGTGAACGTCTACCCCGGCCTCGACCGCGAGGACGAGATGGTCGCCGCCTTCGACTTCACACTGCACGGCAAGGGCGGCGCCGCCCCCTCGATCGACACCGCGATGCACGGCCTCGTCGACGCCGCGCACGTCGACCACCTGCACCCCGACTCCGGCATCGCCTTCGCGACCGCCGCCGACGGCGAGCGCCTCACCGCCGAGGCCTTCGGCGGCACCGTCGCCTGGGTCCCGTGGCGCCGCCCCGGCTTCCAGCTCGGCCTCGACATCGCCGCGATCAAGGAGGCGAACCCCGAGGTCATCGGCGCGATCCTCGGCGGCCACGGCATCACCGCCTGGGGCGACACCAGCGAGGAGGCGGAGGCGAACTCGCTCCGCATCATCGAGACCGCGAGCGCCTACATCGCCGAGCACGGCCGCCCCGAGCCCTTCGGCCCCGCGCTCGACGGCTACGCCGCTCTCCCGGAGGAGGAGCGCCGCGCCAAGGCCGCCGCCCTCGCTCCGCACCTGCGCGCGGTCGCCTCGCACGACCGCCCCCAGGTCGGCCACTTCACCGACTCCGCCGAGGTCCTCGACTTCCTTGCGAGCACCGAGCACCCGCGCCTGGCCGCGCTCGGCACCTCCTGCCCCGACCACTTCCTCCGCACCAAGGTGAAGCCGCTGCTCGTCGACCTGCCGGCCACGGCCACGGTCGAGGAGATCGTCGAGCGCCTCCCCGCCCTGCACGAGGCGTACCGCGCCGACTACCAGGCCTACTACGACGCGCACGCGACCGCGGAGAGCCCCGCGATCCGCGGCGCCGACCCGCTGATCGTGCTCGTCCCGGGCGTGGGCATGTTCTCCTACGGCGCGAACAAGCAGACCGCTCGCGTCGCCGGCGAGTTCTACGTGAACGCGATCAACGTGATGCGCGGCGCCGAGGCGATCTCGACCTACGCGCCGATCGACGAGGCGGAGAAGTTCCGCATCGAGTACTGGGCGCTCGAGGAGGCGAAGCTGCAGCGGATGCCGAAGCCCAAGCCGCTCGCCTCCCGCATCGCGCTCGTCACCGGCGCCGCCTCCGGCATCGGCAAGGCGATCGCCACCCGCCTCGCCGCCGAGGGCGCCTGCGTCGTCGTCGCCGACCTCGATCTCGCCAAGGCGCAGGCCGCCGCGGCCGAGCTCGGCTCGACCGACGTCGCGGTGGGAGTCGCGGCGAACGTCTCCGACGGCGCAGCGGTCAAGGCCGCGATCGACGCCACCGTGCTCGCCTTCGGCGGTCTCGATCTGGTCGTCAACAACGCCGGCCTCTCGCTCTCGAAGTCGCTCTTCGACACCACCGAGGCCGACTGGGACCTCCAGCACGACGTGATGGCGAAGGGCTCGTTCCTCGTCTCGCAGGCCGCGGCCCGCGTGCTCGTCGACCAGAAGCTCGGCGGCGACATCGTCTACATCTCCTCGAAGAACTCGGTCTTCGCCGGCCCGAACAACATCGCCTACTCCGCGACGAAGGCCGACCAGGCCCACCAGGTGCGCCTGCTGGCCGCCGAGCTCGGCGAGCACGGCATCAAGGTCAACGGCATCAACCCCGACGGCGTCGTCCGCGGCTCCGGGATCTTCGCCTCCGGCTGGGGCGCGAACCGCGCCAAGACCTACGGCATCGACGAGGAGGACCTGGGCGCGTTCTACGCCAAGCGCACGATCCTCAAGCGCGAGGTCGTCCCCGAGAACGTGGCCAACGCCGTCTTCGCCCTCTGCACGTCGGACTTCTCGCACACGACCGGACTTCACGTTCCCGTGGACGCTGGAGTCGCGGCGGCGTTCCTCCGATGA
- a CDS encoding DeoR/GlpR family DNA-binding transcription regulator: MATVDSAERRARLIALLERDGAIRLDDAATELDVSTMTVRRDLADLEAEGRLSRVRGGAVAALRPRPFAERLAAGAAAKREIARKAVALLPESGAIAVDASSTAGTLLAAAPESPRLLVATNSLENHVSARATRARVVLIGGELQAETDSFVGPLACASAAELHYDRFFTSASAVTRAGTSEVTLEEAQVKRVLVAAATETVLLVDSSKLGRSALARALDWDAISVLVTELDPADARLDPFRGLAEVR; the protein is encoded by the coding sequence ATGGCCACGGTGGACTCCGCGGAGCGGCGCGCGCGCCTGATCGCCCTGCTCGAGCGCGACGGCGCGATCCGCCTCGACGACGCGGCGACCGAGCTCGACGTCTCGACGATGACGGTCCGCCGCGACCTCGCCGACCTCGAGGCGGAGGGCCGGCTCAGCCGGGTCCGCGGCGGCGCGGTCGCCGCCCTCCGCCCCCGCCCCTTCGCCGAGCGCCTGGCCGCCGGCGCCGCCGCCAAGCGCGAGATCGCGCGCAAGGCGGTCGCCCTGCTGCCGGAGTCCGGTGCGATCGCCGTCGACGCCTCCTCCACCGCGGGCACCCTCCTCGCCGCCGCCCCGGAGTCGCCGCGCCTGCTCGTCGCGACCAACTCCCTGGAGAACCACGTCTCCGCCCGCGCCACCCGCGCCCGCGTCGTCCTGATCGGCGGCGAGCTCCAGGCCGAGACCGACAGCTTCGTCGGCCCCCTCGCCTGCGCGAGCGCCGCCGAGCTGCACTACGACCGCTTCTTCACCTCCGCCTCGGCCGTGACCCGCGCCGGCACGAGCGAGGTGACCCTGGAGGAGGCGCAGGTCAAGCGCGTCCTCGTCGCGGCGGCCACCGAGACGGTGCTGCTGGTCGACTCCTCGAAGCTCGGGCGCTCGGCCCTCGCCCGCGCGCTCGACTGGGACGCGATCTCGGTGCTGGTGACCGAGCTCGACCCCGCCGACGCGCGCCTCGACCCCTTCCGCGGACTCGCCGAGGTGCGCTGA